The following proteins are encoded in a genomic region of Fusarium keratoplasticum isolate Fu6.1 chromosome 9, whole genome shotgun sequence:
- a CDS encoding Vacuolar protein sorting-associated protein 1: MSGNLSTPGGISDPALIQLVNKLQDVFATVGVNNPIDLPQIAVVGSQSSGKSSVLENIVGRDFLPRGSGIVTRRPLVLQLINRPAQSNGVKADDIDKSNDKAANADEWGEFLHVPGQKFYDFTKIRDEINRETEAKVGRNAGISPAPINLRIYSPNVLTLTLVDLPGLTKVPVGDQPRDIERQIREMVLKHIGKSNAIILAVTAANQDLANSDGLKLAREVDPEGQRTIGVLTKVDLMDEGTDVIDILSNRVIPLRLGYVPVVNRGQRDIDNKKAINQALEAEKNFFENHKAYRNKSSYCGTPYLARKLNLILMMHIKQTLPDIKARITSSLQKYTAELESLGPSMLGNTSNIVLNIITEFTNEWRTVLDGNNTELSSTELSGGARISFVFHELYSNGVKAIDPFDVVKDVDIRTILYNSSGSSPALFVGTTAFELIVKQQIKRLEDPSLKCVSLVYDELVRILSQLLAKQLYRRYPSLKEKMHGVVIAFFKKAMEPTNKLVRDLVSMESVYINTGHPDFLNGHRAMAMVNERYNPSKPVQVDPKTGKPLASTPRAASPTVPEPESSGNSGFFGSFFAAKNKKKAAAMEAPPPTLKASGTLSERENIEVEVIKLLISSYYNIVKRTMIDMVPKAIMLNLVQFTKDEMQRELLENMYRTDTLDELLKESDFTIRRRKECQQMVESLSKASEIVSQVQ; encoded by the exons ATGAGCGGCAACCTCTCTACGCCGGGCGGCATCTCAGATCCCGCTCTGATCCA GCTCGTCAACAAGCTTCAAGATGTATTTGCGACCGTTGGCGTCAACAACCCCATCGACTTGCCCCAGATCGCCGTCGTGGGCAGTCAGTCAAGTGGAAAGAGTTCGGTACTGGAGAACATCGTCGGTCGAGACTT CTTGCCCCGAGGTTCCGGTATCGTGACCCGACGACCTCTCGTCCTTCAGCTTATCAACCGCCCTGCGCAATCCAACGGTGTCAAGGCCGATGACATCGACAAATCCAACGACAAGGCAGCGAACGCCGACGAGTGGGGAGAGTTCCTCCACGTCCCTGGTCAAAAGTTCTACGACTTCACTAAGATTCGAGACGAGATCAACCGGGAAACAGAGGCCAAGGTTGGACGGAATGCCGGCATCTCTCCAGCTCCCATCAACCTGCGCATCTACTCTCCCAATGTCCTCACCTTGACATTGGTCGATCTGCCTGGTTTGACCAAGGTGCCCGTTGGTGACCAGCCCCGCGATATCGAGCGACAGATCCGAGAGATGGTGCTCAAGCACATTGGAAAGTCGAACGCCATCATCCTTGCAGTTACCGCTGCCAACCAAGATTTGGCCAATTCCGATGGTCTGAAGCTTGCGCGAGAGGTCGACCCCGAGGGTCAACGGACCATTGGTGTCCTCACCAAGGTCGATCTGATGGACGAGGGAACCGACGTTATTGACATTCTATCGAACCGTGTCATTCCTCTCCGACTAGGCTACGTCCCCGTGGTCAACCGAGGCCAGCGCGACATTGACaacaagaaggccatcaACCAGGCGctggaggccgagaagaacttCTTTGAGAACCACAAGGCCTATCGTAACAAGAGCTCATACTGCGGAACTCCTTACCTGGCCCGCAAGCtgaacctcatcctcatgaTGCACATCAAGCAGACACTGCCCGACATCAAGGCCCGCATCACCAGCTCTCTGCAGAAGTACACGGCCGAACTTGAGAGTCTTGGCCCTTCGATGCTCGGCAACACCTCCAACATCgttctcaacatcatcaccgagtTTACCAACGAGTGGCGAACAGTTCTGGATGGTAACAACACTGAGCTGTCCAGCACCGAGCTTTCTGGTGGCGCCCGTATCAGCTTCGTCTTCCACGAGCTCTACTCCAAcggcgtcaaggccatcgatCCCTTTGATGTCGTCAAGGATGTTGATATCCGTACCATTCTGTACAACTCTTCCGGTTCTTCTCCGGCGCTCTTCGTTGGCACTACTGCTTTCGAGTTGATTGTGAAGCAGCAGATCAAGCGCCTGGAGGACCCCAGCTTGAAGTGTGTCTCGCTCGTCTACGACGAGTTGGTGCGCATCCTGTCgcagcttctcgccaagcAGCTGTACCGCCGGTACCCTTcgctcaaggagaagatgcaCGGCGTTgtcatcgccttcttcaagaaggctATGGAGCCCACCAACAAGTTGGTCCGAGACCTGGTCTCGATGGAGTCGGTTTACATCAACACTGGTCACCCTGACTTCTTGAACGGCCACCGC GCAATGGCTATGGTCAATGAGCGATACAACCCTTCCAAGCCTGTCCAGGTTGACCCCAAGACTGGCAAGCCCCTGGCTTCTACTCCTCGCGCCGCGAGCCCAACAGTTCCTGAGCCCGAGTCATCTGGAAATtctggcttctttggcaGTTTCTTCGcagccaagaacaagaagaaggccgccgCCATGGAGGCTCCTCCACCCACCCTCAAGGCCTCTGGCACCCTGTCGGAGCGGGAGAAcattgaggttgaggttATTA AGCTGCTGATTTCGTCTTACTACAACATTGTCAAGCGAACTATGATTGACATGGTtcccaaggccatcatgcTTAACCTTGTCCA AttcaccaaggatgagatgCAACGGGAGCTGCTGGAGAACATGTACCGAACTGACACACTGGATGAGCTCCTGAAGGAGAGCGACTTCACCATCCGGAGAAGGAAAGAGTGCCAGCAGATGGTCGAGTCTCTATCCAAGGCCAGCGAGATTGTCAGCCAAGTCCAGTAA